The following proteins are encoded in a genomic region of Stutzerimonas balearica DSM 6083:
- the rfbC gene encoding dTDP-4-dehydrorhamnose 3,5-epimerase, producing the protein MKVIETSIPEVLIIEPKVFGDERGFFYESFNAAAFEAATGLKRQFVQDNHSKSRRGVLRGLHYQIRQPQGKLVRVVQGEVFDVAVDLRRSSPSFGRWAGTHLSAENKRQLWIPEGFAHGFVVLSETAEFLYKTTDYYAPEHERSLLWNDPELGIEWPFDEPPQLSAKDIAGKPLSQAELFP; encoded by the coding sequence ATGAAGGTCATCGAGACGTCCATCCCCGAGGTGCTGATCATCGAACCCAAGGTATTCGGTGATGAGCGCGGCTTCTTTTACGAAAGCTTCAACGCCGCCGCCTTCGAGGCGGCGACCGGGCTCAAGCGCCAGTTCGTCCAGGACAACCACTCCAAGTCGCGGCGCGGCGTGCTCCGCGGCCTGCACTACCAGATCCGGCAGCCGCAGGGAAAACTGGTTCGCGTGGTGCAGGGCGAGGTGTTCGACGTGGCGGTGGACCTGCGCCGGAGCTCGCCGAGCTTCGGCCGCTGGGCCGGCACCCACCTGAGCGCGGAGAACAAGCGCCAGCTGTGGATACCCGAGGGCTTCGCCCACGGCTTCGTGGTGCTCAGCGAGACCGCCGAGTTCCTCTACAAGACCACCGACTACTACGCCCCCGAGCACGAGCGCAGCCTGCTGTGGAACGACCCGGAGCTGGGCATCGAGTGGCCGTTCGACGAGCCGCCGCAGCTGTCGGCCAAGGACATCGCCGGCAAGCCTCTGAGCCAGGCGGAGCTGTTTCCATGA